From a region of the Triticum aestivum cultivar Chinese Spring chromosome 7D, IWGSC CS RefSeq v2.1, whole genome shotgun sequence genome:
- the LOC123166253 gene encoding protein IRX15-LIKE yields the protein MKGLGGGPKVLLVHSSSNKPSGGGSGSPWMGRRRLWLVVFLACFACVSLASLLSAARDASSAVGARRRATGSASGARLAVSRRAAAAKGEEAAAFGPGLPGYVFDALVQYAAVGGNTSGSMPAADVRAIAAALKRRSPCNLLVFGLGGETPLWRALNHGGRTVFLDENQWYVSHLEGRHPGLEAYDVAYTTTVREFPDLLEAARAARAAECRPVQNLLFSDCRLAINDLPNQLYDVAWDVILVDGPRGYTASSPGRMSAIFTAGVLARARKEEGAATDVLVHDYEREVERACSREFLCEENRVPASSTRSLAHFVIRGGSAVRRDAFCGRAASTDTAAQ from the exons ATGAAGGGGCTGGGCGGCGGGCCGAAGGTGCTGCTGGTGCACTCTTCGTCGAACAAGCCGTCCGGCGGCGGGTCGGGGTCGCCGTGGATGGGGCGCCGCCGGCTGTGGCTCGTCGTCTTCCTGGCCTGCTTCGCGTGCGTATCCCTGGCCTCGCTACTCTCCGCCGCGCGGGACGCGTCCTCGGCCGTCGGCGCCAGGCGGAGGGCCACGGGGTCGGCTTCGGGGGCCAGGCTCGCGGTGTCGCGGAGGGCCGCCGCGgcgaagggggaggaggcggcggcgtttGGGCCGGGGCTGCCGGGGTACGTGTTCGACGCGCTGGTGCAGTACGCGGCGGTGGGGGGCAACACGTCCGGGAGCATGCCGGCCGCGGACGTGCGCGCCATCGCGGCGGCGCTGAAGCGGCGGTCCCCGTGCAACCTGCTGGTGTTCGGGCTGGGCGGGGAGACGCCGCTGTGGCGCGCGCTCAACCACGGCGGGCGCACCGTGTTCCTGGACGAGAACCAGTGGTACGTGTCTCACCTGGAGGGGCGGCACCCGGGGCTGGAGGCCTACGACGTGGCCTACACCACCACGGTCCGCGAGTTCCCGGACCTCCTCgaggccgcccgcgccgcccgcgccgccgagtGCCGCCCCGTCCAGAACCTCCTCTTCTCCGACTGCCGCCTCGCCATCAACGACCTCCCCAACCAGCTCTACGACGTCGCCTGGGACGTCATCCTCGTCGACGGCCCGCGCGG GTACACGGCGTCGTCGCCGGGGCGGATGTCGGCGATATTCACGGCGGGGGTGCTGGCGCGGGCGCGGAAGGAGGAGGGCGCGGCGACGGACGTGCTGGTGCACGACTACGAGCGGGAGGTGGAGCGGGCGTGCTCCAGGGAGTTCCTGTGCGAGGAGAACCGCGTGCCGGCGAGCAGCACGCGGTCGCTCGCCCACTTTGTCATCcgcggcggcagcgccgtccgccGGGATGCCTTCTGCGGCCGCGCCGCCAGCACCGACACCGCCGCGCAGtag